A genomic window from Pseudonocardia broussonetiae includes:
- a CDS encoding alpha-amylase family protein — protein MSRPGVNLSRAADLWWKNAVVYCLDVETFADGNGDGCGDLRGLIQHIDHLDRLGVTCLWLMPFYPSPDRDDGYDITDFYGVDPRLGTSGDLVELVRTARDRGMRVIADLVVNHTSAQHPWFLDARSSRDSRYRDWYVWRDEPPADAAEGVVFPDQESSLWEYDKKTKQYYLHQFYKHQPDLNVANPEVRDEIARIIGYWTQLGLSGFRVDAVPFLLETERVQDTVALPDPHDYLADLSAFLRRRNGEAVLLGEVNLPYPDTMAFFGARDGGGSTDELTMCFDFIGMQQMYLSLARADAEPLADALRQRPDPPEDGHWATFVRNHDELTLDKLTDAQRAEVFAAFGPDEDMQVYGRGLRRRLPPMLDGDARRIRMVYSLLFALPGTPVVFYGEEIGMGENLALDGRFAVRTPMQWSPEPGAGFSTADPSTFPGPVVEGAYGPEHVNVRDQVRDHDSLLSWFRLLVDSYRACPELAWGAYTVLDPGPDARAVLAHRCDSGEPGVGCTLIALHHFADADVEAAPVLPELAGVTLTDVLDPAAEPVVVGDDGRLTVPLGPYGCRWLRAS, from the coding sequence GTGAGCCGCCCCGGGGTGAACCTGAGCCGCGCCGCGGACCTGTGGTGGAAGAACGCGGTCGTCTACTGCCTCGACGTCGAGACCTTCGCCGACGGCAACGGCGACGGCTGCGGCGACCTGCGCGGCCTCATCCAGCACATCGACCACCTCGACCGGCTCGGCGTCACGTGCCTGTGGCTGATGCCCTTCTACCCGAGCCCGGACCGCGACGACGGCTACGACATCACCGACTTCTACGGCGTCGACCCGCGCCTGGGCACCTCGGGCGACCTCGTCGAGCTCGTCCGCACCGCCCGCGACCGCGGCATGCGCGTGATCGCCGACCTCGTCGTCAACCACACCTCGGCGCAGCACCCCTGGTTCCTCGACGCCCGCTCCAGCCGCGACTCCCGCTACCGCGACTGGTACGTCTGGCGCGACGAGCCGCCGGCCGATGCCGCCGAGGGCGTGGTGTTCCCCGACCAGGAGTCGAGCCTCTGGGAGTACGACAAGAAGACCAAGCAGTACTACCTGCACCAGTTCTACAAGCACCAGCCCGACCTCAACGTCGCGAACCCCGAGGTCCGCGACGAGATCGCGCGGATCATCGGCTACTGGACTCAGCTGGGCCTGTCCGGCTTCCGCGTCGACGCCGTGCCGTTCCTGCTGGAGACCGAGCGCGTGCAGGACACCGTCGCGCTGCCCGACCCGCACGACTACCTCGCCGACCTCTCGGCCTTCCTGCGCCGGCGCAACGGCGAGGCCGTGCTGCTCGGCGAGGTCAACCTCCCCTACCCCGACACCATGGCGTTCTTCGGCGCGCGGGACGGCGGCGGCAGCACCGACGAGCTGACGATGTGCTTCGACTTCATCGGCATGCAGCAGATGTACCTGTCGCTGGCCCGTGCCGACGCCGAGCCGCTGGCCGACGCCCTGCGGCAGCGCCCCGACCCGCCCGAGGACGGGCACTGGGCGACGTTCGTGCGCAACCACGACGAGCTGACGCTGGACAAGCTCACCGACGCCCAGCGCGCCGAGGTCTTCGCCGCGTTCGGCCCCGACGAGGACATGCAGGTCTACGGCCGCGGACTGCGCCGGCGGCTGCCGCCGATGCTCGACGGCGACGCCCGGCGCATCCGGATGGTCTACAGCCTGCTGTTCGCCCTGCCCGGCACCCCGGTCGTGTTCTACGGCGAGGAGATCGGCATGGGCGAGAACCTCGCGCTCGACGGGCGCTTCGCCGTCCGCACGCCGATGCAGTGGAGCCCGGAGCCGGGGGCGGGGTTCTCCACGGCCGACCCGTCGACGTTCCCGGGGCCGGTCGTCGAGGGCGCGTACGGGCCCGAGCACGTCAACGTGCGCGACCAGGTGCGCGACCACGACTCCCTGCTGTCGTGGTTCCGGCTGCTCGTCGACAGCTACCGCGCCTGCCCCGAGCTGGCCTGGGGCGCCTACACGGTCCTCGACCCCGGGCCCGACGCCCGCGCGGTGCTGGCCCACCGCTGCGACAGCGGCGAGCCCGGCGTCGGGTGCACGCTGATCGCGCTGCACCACTTCGCCGACGCCGACGTCGAGGCCGCCCCCGTGCTGCCCGAGCTCGCCGGCGTCACGCTGACCGACGTCCTCGACCCCGCGGCCGAGCCCGTGGTCGTCGGCGACGACGGCCGGCTCACCGTGCCGCTGGGCCCGTACGGCTGCCGGTGGCTGCGCGCGAGCTGA
- a CDS encoding TIGR03885 family FMN-dependent LLM class oxidoreductase translates to MTAYGFHASHEQVPPDVLLAAVQHAEQAGFGAAMSSDHLSPWSARQGQSAFAWSWLGAALQATSLPFGVVNAPGQRYHPVIIAQAIGTLGAMYPGRFWAALGTGEASNEHITGDAWPRKDVRNARLRECVDIIRALLRGEEVSHDGLVTVDRARVWTRPPEPPPLVGAAVSVETAGWCGEWADGLITVNAPVEHLRQMIDAYRGAGGTGRLHLQVHLSWAPEQAEAEAIAHEQWRSNVFPPPVCWDVDSAETFDAISEDVTVERVAQTVHVSSDLGRHTEILAEYAALGFDEIALHHVGQEQERFIDAFGANVLPQLKDAG, encoded by the coding sequence ATGACCGCCTACGGCTTCCACGCCTCCCACGAACAGGTTCCGCCCGACGTCCTCCTCGCCGCCGTGCAGCACGCCGAGCAGGCGGGCTTCGGCGCCGCGATGTCCTCGGACCACCTGTCGCCGTGGAGCGCGCGCCAGGGCCAGTCGGCGTTCGCGTGGTCCTGGCTCGGGGCGGCGCTGCAGGCCACCTCGCTGCCGTTCGGCGTCGTGAACGCCCCCGGCCAGCGCTACCACCCGGTGATCATCGCGCAGGCCATCGGCACGCTCGGGGCGATGTACCCCGGCCGGTTCTGGGCCGCGCTCGGCACCGGCGAGGCCAGCAACGAGCACATCACCGGCGACGCCTGGCCCCGCAAGGACGTGCGCAACGCGCGGCTGCGCGAGTGCGTCGACATCATCCGGGCGCTGCTGCGCGGCGAGGAGGTCAGCCACGACGGGCTGGTCACCGTCGACCGGGCCCGGGTCTGGACGCGGCCGCCGGAGCCGCCGCCGCTGGTCGGCGCCGCCGTCAGCGTGGAGACGGCCGGCTGGTGCGGGGAGTGGGCCGACGGGCTGATCACGGTCAACGCGCCCGTCGAGCACCTGCGGCAGATGATCGACGCCTACCGCGGCGCCGGGGGCACGGGCCGGCTGCACCTGCAGGTCCACCTCAGCTGGGCGCCCGAGCAGGCCGAGGCCGAGGCGATCGCGCACGAGCAGTGGCGCAGCAACGTGTTCCCGCCGCCGGTCTGCTGGGACGTCGACAGCGCGGAGACCTTCGACGCGATCAGCGAGGACGTCACCGTCGAGCGCGTCGCGCAGACGGTGCACGTGTCGTCCGACCTGGGCCGGCACACCGAGATCCTCGCGGAGTACGCCGCACTGGGCTTCGACGAGATCGCGCTGCACCACGTCGGCCAGGAGCAGGAGCGCTTCATCGACGCCTTCGGCGCGAACGTCCTGCCCCAGCTCAAGGACGCCGGGTGA
- the kynU gene encoding kynureninase, with translation MSRDQATSREQADALDAADPLAPFRDRFLPAPGVVAYLDGNSLGRPPAVTAERLDAFVREEWAGRLIRGWTEPEAEGGWMGWPERVGDRIAAAALGAGPGSTVLADSTTVLLYKLVRAAVDLDPSRREIVLDTDNFPTDRYVAEGIAAERGARLRWIETDPAAGITPDQVAAAVGPDTALVLLSHVAYRSGWIADAAAITAIAHDAGALVLWDLSHSVGSVELELDAWGVDLAVGCTYKYLNGGPGSPAFAYVRLGLHDRIRQPVQGWMGRHDPFEMGPGYTPAAGIRGIVSGTPPILAAVPLLAGLEMLEEAGIAAVRAKSRALTAYALDLVDAWLPGVELVSPRDPERRGGHLTIRRTGFREVLDALWERGVIPDYREPDGIRIGLAPLSTSFREVHDGLAVLRELA, from the coding sequence ATGAGCCGGGACCAGGCGACAAGCCGGGAGCAGGCCGACGCGCTCGACGCCGCCGACCCCCTCGCCCCCTTCCGCGACCGCTTCCTCCCCGCCCCCGGCGTCGTCGCCTACCTCGACGGCAACTCGCTGGGCCGCCCGCCCGCCGTCACCGCCGAGCGCCTCGACGCCTTCGTCCGCGAGGAGTGGGCGGGACGGCTGATCCGGGGCTGGACCGAGCCGGAGGCCGAGGGCGGCTGGATGGGCTGGCCCGAGCGGGTCGGCGACCGCATCGCCGCCGCCGCGCTGGGCGCCGGCCCCGGGAGCACCGTGCTCGCCGACTCCACCACCGTGCTGCTCTACAAGCTCGTCCGCGCCGCCGTCGACCTCGACCCGTCCCGCCGCGAGATCGTGCTCGACACCGACAACTTTCCCACCGACCGCTACGTCGCCGAGGGCATCGCCGCCGAGCGCGGCGCCCGGCTGCGCTGGATCGAGACCGACCCCGCCGCCGGGATCACGCCGGATCAGGTCGCCGCGGCCGTCGGCCCGGACACCGCGCTGGTGCTGCTCAGCCACGTCGCCTACCGCTCGGGCTGGATCGCCGACGCCGCCGCGATCACCGCGATCGCCCACGACGCCGGCGCGCTCGTGCTGTGGGACCTCTCCCACTCGGTCGGCTCGGTCGAGCTGGAGCTCGACGCGTGGGGCGTCGACCTGGCCGTGGGCTGCACCTACAAGTACCTCAACGGCGGGCCCGGCTCCCCCGCGTTCGCCTACGTCCGCCTCGGCCTGCACGACCGGATCCGCCAGCCGGTGCAGGGCTGGATGGGTCGCCACGACCCGTTCGAGATGGGCCCGGGCTACACCCCGGCCGCCGGGATCCGCGGCATCGTCAGCGGCACGCCCCCGATCCTCGCCGCCGTGCCCCTGCTGGCCGGGCTGGAGATGCTCGAGGAGGCCGGGATCGCCGCGGTCCGGGCCAAGTCGCGCGCGCTCACGGCCTACGCGCTCGACCTCGTCGACGCCTGGCTGCCCGGGGTCGAGCTGGTCTCGCCGCGCGACCCGGAGCGCCGCGGCGGGCACCTCACGATCCGCCGCACCGGCTTCCGCGAGGTCCTCGACGCCCTGTGGGAGCGCGGCGTCATCCCGGACTACCGCGAGCCCGACGGCATCCGGATCGGCCTCGCGCCGCTGTCGACCTCCTTCCGCGAGGTGCACGACGGGCTGGCCGTGCTGCGGGAGCTCGCCTGA
- a CDS encoding tryptophan 2,3-dioxygenase, producing the protein MDDDTGTRPLEEGLVSDFGRNLSYGAYLHLPELLSAQHPVSRPEHHDELLFIVQHQTSELWLKLVLHELRAVCARLAADQLRPALKGLARVKHIQRQLTDQWSVLATLTPSEYAEFRSFLGTSSGFQSFQYRAVEFALGNKDAAMLQFFGDDDDARALLADQLARPSLYDEFLRHLARHGHDVPTALLERDVTRAHVFTPDLVPVFRRVYEHADEFWEAYEACEELVDLEDNVQQWRFRHLKTVERVIGFKRGTGGSSGVGFLRKALDLTFFPELYAVRTEIGR; encoded by the coding sequence GTGGACGACGACACCGGCACCCGCCCGCTCGAGGAGGGCCTGGTCTCCGACTTCGGCCGGAACCTCTCCTACGGCGCCTACCTGCACCTGCCCGAGCTGCTCTCGGCCCAGCACCCGGTCAGCCGGCCCGAGCACCACGACGAGCTGCTGTTCATCGTCCAGCACCAGACCTCCGAGCTGTGGCTCAAGCTCGTCCTGCACGAGCTGCGCGCGGTCTGCGCCCGCCTCGCCGCCGACCAGCTGCGGCCCGCGCTCAAGGGGCTCGCGCGCGTCAAGCACATCCAGCGCCAGCTCACCGACCAGTGGTCGGTGCTCGCCACCCTCACGCCCTCGGAGTACGCGGAGTTCCGCAGCTTCCTCGGCACGTCGTCGGGGTTCCAGTCCTTCCAGTACCGCGCCGTCGAGTTCGCGCTGGGCAACAAGGACGCGGCGATGCTCCAGTTCTTCGGCGACGACGACGACGCCCGCGCCCTGCTCGCCGACCAGCTCGCCCGCCCCAGCCTCTACGACGAGTTCCTGCGCCACCTCGCCCGCCACGGCCACGACGTGCCGACGGCGCTGCTGGAGCGCGACGTCACCCGGGCCCACGTCTTCACTCCCGACCTCGTGCCGGTGTTCCGCCGCGTCTATGAGCACGCCGACGAGTTCTGGGAGGCCTACGAGGCCTGCGAGGAGCTCGTCGACCTGGAGGACAACGTGCAGCAGTGGCGCTTCCGCCACCTCAAGACCGTCGAGCGCGTGATCGGGTTCAAGCGCGGCACCGGCGGCTCCAGCGGCGTCGGCTTCCTCCGCAAGGCCCTCGACCTCACGTTCTTCCCCGAGCTGTACGCCGTGCGCACGGAGATCGGCCGATGA
- a CDS encoding GNAT family N-acetyltransferase encodes MTPSPTPGPSPTPTPTPSPRGAALPPHVTLTRATAEDVPAMAVADGRAFGFHYEDQDVADLRPIVEPERFVLARDSSARDSSAHNSSTHDSPAHDSSDQGGIVGIAGSFDFTVTLPGGTPLPAAGVTWVSVAATHRRRGILRAMLNDLHHGYAAAGTPLAVLNASEGGIYGRFGYGVATTERAVEIDRRRAVFRPDVPDPGGVRYAGVEEAGRCAPDIHRRWCAVQPGAVSRSDDWWSYTLLDRPHQRRGASARFHLLHDDGYAAYRTDRSTCRVVEFFAATEQAHLALWRVLIALDLVTTVALDDLPTDDPLPWLLTDPRAVSTTGMSDALWARVLDPAAVLAARRYAVETDAVLQVHDPDGLADGRFRLRGGPDGAECTRTDDTPDLHLDVPALGALAFSGTRLRTLVRAGRAELPTGAGAATGAGAATGAGAGPTDESVLDAAFHPEREPTAGTRF; translated from the coding sequence ATGACCCCGAGCCCGACCCCCGGCCCGAGCCCGACCCCGACCCCGACCCCGAGCCCGAGAGGAGCTGCGCTCCCGCCCCACGTCACCCTGACCCGCGCCACCGCCGAGGACGTGCCGGCGATGGCCGTCGCCGACGGACGCGCCTTCGGGTTCCACTACGAAGACCAGGACGTCGCCGACCTCCGCCCGATCGTCGAGCCCGAGCGCTTCGTCCTCGCCCGCGACAGCTCGGCCCGCGACAGCTCGGCCCACAACAGCTCGACCCACGACAGCCCGGCCCACGACAGCTCGGACCAGGGCGGCATCGTCGGCATCGCCGGCTCCTTCGACTTCACCGTCACCCTGCCCGGCGGGACGCCGCTCCCGGCCGCGGGCGTCACCTGGGTCTCCGTGGCCGCCACCCATCGCCGCCGCGGCATCCTGCGGGCGATGCTCAACGACCTGCACCACGGGTACGCGGCCGCCGGCACCCCGCTGGCCGTGCTCAACGCCAGCGAAGGCGGGATCTACGGCCGCTTCGGCTACGGCGTCGCCACCACCGAGCGCGCGGTGGAGATCGACCGCCGCCGCGCGGTGTTCCGGCCCGACGTCCCGGATCCGGGCGGGGTCCGCTACGCCGGGGTCGAGGAGGCCGGACGGTGCGCGCCCGACATCCATCGCCGCTGGTGCGCCGTCCAGCCCGGCGCGGTCTCGCGCAGCGACGACTGGTGGTCCTACACCCTGCTCGACCGCCCCCACCAGCGCCGCGGCGCCTCCGCCCGCTTCCACCTCCTCCACGACGACGGGTACGCCGCGTACCGCACGGACAGGAGCACCTGCCGGGTCGTCGAGTTCTTCGCCGCCACCGAGCAGGCCCACCTCGCCCTGTGGCGCGTGCTCATCGCGCTCGACCTCGTCACCACCGTCGCCCTCGACGACCTCCCCACCGACGACCCGCTCCCCTGGCTCCTCACCGACCCCCGGGCCGTGTCCACGACCGGGATGTCGGACGCCCTGTGGGCCCGCGTCCTCGACCCCGCCGCGGTGCTGGCCGCCCGCCGCTACGCCGTCGAGACCGACGCGGTGCTCCAGGTGCACGACCCCGACGGCCTCGCCGACGGCCGGTTCCGGCTGCGCGGCGGCCCGGACGGGGCCGAGTGCACGCGCACCGACGACACCCCTGACCTGCACCTCGACGTCCCCGCCCTCGGCGCCCTCGCGTTCAGCGGAACGCGGCTGCGCACGCTGGTCCGGGCCGGACGGGCCGAGCTCCCGACCGGCGCCGGAGCAGCGACCGGAGCCGGAGCAGCGACCGGAGCCGGAGCCGGGCCCACCGACGAGAGCGTGCTCGACGCCGCCTTCCACCCCGAGCGCGAACCGACCGCCGGAACCCGGTTCTGA
- a CDS encoding glycosyltransferase: MKVAHLVPTLHPGGPETGLVDLAAAAPQAGLELMVVALATTSDTTQVSALRRLGVPVAELGLAPYDPRAAGRVARALRERGAQIVHTHLPQADVVGAAAAIRMRVPAVSTLHRIENEPADRLDRLRRTARILARQRFMARTIAISRTQREWYRGIAGPTGDIVVLPDGVVDPGPVDPAERERIRTTLQVGAGGSLALSAAPMRRDAGHELLLDAVELVPAATPLTVALAGDGPLRPWLESRVAATDSLRDRVRFVHRGQDPATLLASADLVLHTSASGALPTTLLRAMAAGVPAVATRVGGVPEIVGPETGVLVPLQPAPIADAIVALAADPTRREHLGIAARRRYLAEFEAVGWAQRLRTLYDGVLA, encoded by the coding sequence GTGAAGGTCGCGCACCTCGTCCCCACCCTGCACCCCGGAGGTCCGGAGACGGGCCTCGTGGACCTGGCCGCCGCGGCGCCCCAGGCCGGGCTCGAGCTGATGGTCGTCGCGCTGGCCACGACCTCGGACACCACGCAGGTGAGCGCGTTGCGGCGGCTCGGGGTCCCGGTGGCGGAGCTGGGACTCGCGCCCTACGACCCCCGGGCGGCGGGGCGGGTGGCGCGGGCGCTGCGGGAGCGCGGCGCGCAGATCGTGCACACCCACCTGCCGCAGGCCGACGTGGTGGGCGCCGCGGCGGCGATCCGGATGCGCGTGCCGGCCGTGTCGACCCTGCACCGCATCGAGAACGAGCCCGCGGACCGCCTCGACCGGCTCCGCCGCACCGCCCGGATCCTCGCGCGGCAGCGGTTCATGGCGCGCACCATCGCGATCTCCCGGACCCAGCGCGAGTGGTACCGCGGCATCGCGGGCCCCACCGGCGACATCGTGGTGCTGCCCGACGGCGTCGTCGACCCCGGCCCGGTCGACCCGGCCGAGCGCGAGCGGATCCGCACGACGCTGCAGGTCGGCGCCGGCGGGTCGTTGGCGCTCTCGGCGGCTCCGATGCGCCGCGACGCCGGCCACGAGCTGCTGCTCGACGCTGTGGAGCTGGTGCCTGCGGCCACCCCGCTGACGGTCGCCCTCGCCGGCGACGGGCCGCTGCGCCCGTGGCTGGAGTCGCGCGTCGCGGCCACCGACTCCCTGCGCGACCGCGTCCGGTTCGTGCACCGCGGCCAGGACCCGGCGACGCTGCTGGCCTCGGCCGATCTCGTGCTGCACACCAGCGCGTCGGGCGCCCTCCCCACCACACTGCTGCGGGCGATGGCTGCCGGCGTGCCCGCGGTCGCCACCCGCGTCGGCGGGGTCCCGGAGATCGTCGGCCCCGAGACGGGTGTGCTCGTGCCGCTGCAGCCCGCCCCCATCGCCGACGCGATCGTCGCGCTGGCCGCCGATCCCACCCGCCGCGAGCACCTCGGCATCGCCGCCCGCCGCCGCTACCTGGCCGAGTTCGAGGCCGTCGGCTGGGCCCAGCGCCTGCGCACGCTCTACGACGGCGTGCTCGCATGA
- a CDS encoding HNH endonuclease signature motif containing protein, whose translation MTSSVLTPPVAPAPALSLPQLEQELLGLAGRLAAAQSRFLTLLAEFDDRAGWAGPGLKSCAHWLSWRIGMSLRTAHEHVRVAHALRRLPLVAEAFAAGRLSYSKVRAITRVTVPPPGPPPEAAPPDADAGPAPDHRSAPSGTGQSYSPGNGTAVADAGADPSDPLIPAAHAVTPPTGPPPATAPDAERTLLALALAGTASHVETVVRATRRQQADPARQAERRSLAWRWADDGSLVVSVRLAPAEGAALIAAIDAAAGPAPAPVRHPVPPSPPGWRERAESEYPGRAVDRLAARRADALLSLVTTPALHADAESGAGTDRSSARSAVLRGRADVVVHIDVADGTAAIVGGPEIAAATAERLACDARAQVLLRDTRHNRLYLGRRRRLASPAQIAALTVRDGGRCRFAGCAQDRHLHAHHVVHWLRAGRTDLDNLVLLCGFHHTLVHERGFGIRWSGEAWESLRPDGTPVPAAGEPLVGNVESLIEMQTRAELRIDPRGLTPSWGGERLDRDAVLQLLLPGAGAGVGAAGTGDGYGDDEDDEDGGGDRRGDDRPEYDRRSDDRDVA comes from the coding sequence ATGACCTCGTCCGTCCTGACCCCGCCCGTCGCCCCCGCTCCGGCGCTGTCCCTTCCTCAGCTCGAACAGGAACTGCTCGGCCTCGCGGGGCGCCTGGCCGCGGCGCAGTCACGGTTCCTGACGCTGCTGGCCGAGTTCGACGACCGCGCCGGCTGGGCGGGCCCGGGCCTGAAATCGTGTGCGCACTGGTTGAGCTGGCGGATCGGGATGAGCCTGCGCACCGCGCACGAGCACGTCCGGGTCGCCCACGCCCTGCGCCGGCTGCCGCTGGTGGCCGAGGCGTTCGCGGCAGGCCGGCTCTCCTACTCCAAGGTGCGGGCGATCACGCGCGTCACGGTGCCGCCGCCCGGCCCTCCGCCCGAAGCGGCTCCACCGGATGCGGATGCCGGTCCCGCCCCCGATCACCGGTCTGCGCCTTCCGGCACTGGGCAGAGCTATTCGCCGGGGAACGGCACCGCTGTCGCCGATGCCGGCGCCGATCCTTCGGACCCCCTCATCCCTGCCGCCCACGCGGTCACTCCACCGACCGGACCGCCTCCGGCGACCGCACCCGACGCCGAGCGGACCCTCCTCGCGCTCGCCCTCGCCGGCACCGCCAGCCACGTGGAGACCGTCGTCCGGGCCACCAGGCGGCAGCAGGCCGACCCGGCGAGGCAGGCGGAGCGGCGCTCGCTGGCCTGGCGGTGGGCCGACGACGGCTCGCTGGTCGTGTCCGTGCGGCTCGCCCCGGCCGAGGGGGCCGCCCTGATCGCCGCGATCGACGCGGCCGCCGGGCCCGCGCCGGCGCCGGTGCGCCACCCCGTGCCGCCCTCGCCGCCGGGTTGGCGGGAGCGGGCCGAGTCGGAGTACCCCGGCAGGGCCGTCGACCGGCTCGCCGCCCGCCGCGCCGACGCGCTCCTGTCGCTGGTCACGACCCCGGCGCTGCACGCGGACGCCGAGTCCGGTGCCGGAACGGACCGGTCGTCCGCCCGATCCGCCGTCCTGCGCGGGCGCGCTGACGTGGTCGTGCACATCGACGTCGCCGACGGCACCGCTGCCATCGTGGGCGGACCGGAGATCGCCGCGGCGACGGCGGAGCGGCTGGCCTGCGACGCCCGGGCCCAGGTGCTGCTGCGCGACACCCGCCACAACCGCCTCTACCTGGGCCGCCGGCGCCGCCTGGCCTCCCCGGCGCAGATCGCCGCGCTCACGGTGCGCGACGGGGGGCGGTGCCGCTTCGCCGGCTGCGCCCAGGACCGGCACCTGCACGCCCATCACGTCGTGCACTGGCTGCGGGCGGGCCGCACCGACCTCGACAACCTCGTCCTGCTCTGCGGGTTCCACCACACGCTCGTCCACGAGCGCGGCTTCGGCATCCGCTGGTCCGGGGAGGCCTGGGAGTCGCTGAGGCCCGACGGCACCCCCGTCCCCGCCGCAGGCGAGCCGCTGGTGGGCAACGTCGAGAGCCTCATCGAGATGCAGACCCGCGCCGAGCTCCGGATCGATCCGAGAGGCCTCACGCCGTCGTGGGGAGGCGAGCGGCTCGACCGCGACGCCGTGCTGCAGCTGCTGCTCCCCGGCGCCGGAGCCGGCGTCGGCGCCGCAGGCACGGGCGACGGGTACGGGGACGACGAGGACGACGAGGACGGCGGCGGTGATCGACGAGGTGACGACCGGCCCGAATACGACCGGCGCAGCGACGATCGGGACGTGGCATGA